The Glandiceps talaboti chromosome 9, keGlaTala1.1, whole genome shotgun sequence genome window below encodes:
- the LOC144439853 gene encoding beta-galactoside alpha-2,6-sialyltransferase 1-like — protein MADYQELKRLQYHTEVTHITAENITVHDRVSFLPKEGSWMDTALVTYNSMFNPAEEYPPKFDKRVRGKVNASVSDVVCRLKQSSPIQFVQPDESPFHELGIGKYIPKESFLLKGSSTLYNTCAVVMNSDALRDSNMGRDIDSHDAVLRFNVAPIKGFEEDVGSKTTIRIANNQVLRSYMFKMLEELKGTEMILTWREGPYNANMNKWYRDSQEFF, from the exons ATGGCCGACTATCAGGAACTCAAACGTCTTCAGTACCACACAGAAGTAACACACATCACCGCTGAAAACATAACAGTTCACGACCGTGTCAGTTTCCTACCCAAAGAGGGATCATGGATGGACACGGCTCTTGTGACATACAACTCAATGTTCAATCCAGCCGAGGAATACCCACCAAAATTTGATAAACGTGTTAGAGGAAAAGTCAATGCATCTGTGAGTGACGTAGTATGTCGATTAAAACAATCTTCACCAATACAATTTGTACAACCTGACGAATCTCCATTCCATGAACTTGGAATTGGAAAATATATTCCAAAGGAGTCATTTCTTTTAAAAGGTTCATCAACGCTATACAATACATGTGCTGTAGTGATGAATTCAGATGCTTTACGCGATTCCAATATGGGGCGAGATATAG ATTCACATGACGCAGTCCTTCGTTTCAATGTAGCACCAATTAAAGGTTTCGAGGAGGATGTTGGTAGTAAGACAACCATACGTATAGCTAATAACCAAGTGTTAAGATCTTACATGTTTAAAATGCTGGAAGAATTGAAAGGCACTGAGATGATTTTGACGTGGAGAGAGGGACCGTACAATGCAAATATGAATAAG TGGTACAGAGATAGTCAAGAGTTCTTT